GAGCGGTTAATGCGGACGTCGTTATCGCGATACACCTCCATGAAGCTATCAACCACGCGGGCGGCCTCTTCGGGGTCGGTGCTCTGGTAGGTTAGCTCGAGGATGTGCGTGTTCGGGACTTCATACACCTTCAAGTTGCCGACAATATTCTGCGGTGCCATCGGTGTACCATCCGCATTGCGGATATCCAGCCGCTCAATAACTTGCTGGCCGATGGGTAATGAGCGAATGATTGCCGCTTCATTAGCCAAAAGGGTATTGCTAGTGGAACTGCCTCCGCTAAAACCAGCAAAGGGAATAGCACCATCGGCGGTTTGCAAGAGCAAGCGCGCACGCGCCTCGTAAATCGGCGTCTGGCGAGCTGAGTAGATCCCGGTTAGCCCGATTGTCGAGATCGTTACGAGCGACGCAGGCAACCACCGCCGTTTGAGGATCGACCAGTATTTTTGCAGGTCGAGAAAGTCGTCGTCTTGGCGCAGGTTGCGATCGATAGCTTCCATCTCTTAATCCCACTGACTGCGGGCAGCAAACTTCGGACCAACTTCGGTTCTTCGGTACTCTGTCGACGTCCTAGCAGCTCCGGCAGCGGAATACTGCGTTTTGAAGCGAGTTTAGAATATTTTACAGCAATTTTGGTCTCTTTCCAACCACCGGTCGGATGCAGAGCACACGATAACCCGTGCTCCTCAATTAGTTACTCTACCCAGATCTCCCAAGCGCGATCGGCAAGCGCGCGGGCAGTTTCGTAGTCATAGCGATCGAGCAGCAGGGTCGCGTGACCGAGTTTGCGCCCGGGACGCGCAGTTTTTCCGTACCAATGAACGCTTGCGCCAGGGAGGTCCTCGAGGCGACGGCGCTTGTCACGGTAGTCGCGATCGGCGTGCTCGTAACCGAGGAGGTTAACCATAACGGCTCCATCGCAGTGTAAGGCAGTGGCACCAAGGGGCAGTTCGGCAACGGCTTGCAGCTGCAAGGCAAACTGCGAGGTATAGCAAGCGTCTAGTGTGTAGTGACCGGAGTTGTGCGTACGCGGGGCAATTTCGTTGACCAAGAGACGATCGCCAGCATCGAGAAAGAATTCGATCGCGACAATACCGACAATATCCAAGGATTGCAACAGCGTACGGGCAATCTCGCGGGCGCGATCGCTGACGGCAGTGCTGACGGGGGCGGGGGCGATAGCCCAACGGCAGACTTGCGCGACTTGACGAGTTTCGGTGATGGGAAAGGTGGCGATGTCGCCGGCAGCATTACGTGCGGCGACGATCGCCAATTCGCACTCGAAGGGCACGTAAGCTTCGCGGAGCAGGGCGGGACGATCCGGGCGCTGCCAAAAGGTTTTCAGATCGGAGGGGTCGGAAAAGATGAACGTGCCGCGACCGTCGTAGCCGTGGCGGCGGGTTTTTAGCACCAACGGCAGCGTCCAATTTGGGTCGAGGGGGCGGTCGGGAGCGATCGCTTCAAAATCCGGGACGGGCAACCCGGCAGCAAGCAAGCAGCGACGCTGGTAGTACTTGTCGAGTAAAGGTGCAAGACTGTCCAAGCCTGGGCGGAAGCAAACCCCAGCAGCTTCTAGTCCTCGCAAGGCCGGCAAATCGACCAACTCATTTTCGAAAGCAATCGCGTCGCAGTAACGGGCGAGTTCGGCAGTGGCGACGGCGTCGTCGGGCGCGCCGTAGAGGACCTTTGCTGCACGGGCAACTGCCGGATCGTTTCGGCTGGCAGCCTGCACGACGAGTTCGATGCCAAGTTTGGGTGCCTCGCCAGCGAGCATCCAGGCCAGTTGTCCGCCGCCGATGACGCCGATCCGTTTTATCGTCATGGCTTTCCTGCTGAGTCGTTACTTGGACGTTGTGCGTAACCGGCAACCGCAGCGAGGTAGAGTCACGTTGCGGTAGCGAGGGGAATCTTTACGGGCACCGCAAGGACGCGCGGGTGTCGATATGGGTTTGGGAGTTGCGACCGGAGGCGCGCTCACAGAGTTCGCGTACCTGAG
The sequence above is a segment of the Rubidibacter lacunae KORDI 51-2 genome. Coding sequences within it:
- a CDS encoding 5-(carboxyamino)imidazole ribonucleotide synthase, translating into MTIKRIGVIGGGQLAWMLAGEAPKLGIELVVQAASRNDPAVARAAKVLYGAPDDAVATAELARYCDAIAFENELVDLPALRGLEAAGVCFRPGLDSLAPLLDKYYQRRCLLAAGLPVPDFEAIAPDRPLDPNWTLPLVLKTRRHGYDGRGTFIFSDPSDLKTFWQRPDRPALLREAYVPFECELAIVAARNAAGDIATFPITETRQVAQVCRWAIAPAPVSTAVSDRAREIARTLLQSLDIVGIVAIEFFLDAGDRLLVNEIAPRTHNSGHYTLDACYTSQFALQLQAVAELPLGATALHCDGAVMVNLLGYEHADRDYRDKRRRLEDLPGASVHWYGKTARPGRKLGHATLLLDRYDYETARALADRAWEIWVE